AGTTGGCCCAGGTGGAACAGGAACTGCTGCGCGGCCTCGACGCTGATGCGCAATATCTCGTGAGCGACGTGGATGCCAACCAGCCGCAGCGGTTGACAGGCCGCCAACTGATGGAGCAGGGCTTGGTCATCAGCATCGCCAGTCCGCCGGGCGCGGCGGTGATCGCGTACGAGCAAGGCGGAAGACGCGCGGGGTGAGGTCTGACACTAGCGTCTATCCGCGTTGATCGGCGGCGAAGTCGCTGGCGGCTAGGCCTAAAGGCCGCCGTGGCGGGCAAAGCCCTAGCCACTTACCCCGGCGCCGCCGGGCGGCCGCTGCGCGCGGACTCGTAGATGGCAAGCACGACGGCCACCGCGGCCCGCGCCTGCTCGCCGCTGAGGGCGGGGTCGCGGTCATCTTCGATGGCGCGCAGGACCTCCCCGATCTGCTCCATGTGCGCCTCCACCGCGCCGGACAGGCCCGCCATGGGATCCGCCGGCGAGCCGGCGCTCACGGCGCCGGACGCCGGCTCCTGCTCGCCGGCGACACCCCAGGTGACGTTGGTCTCGCCGACGATGATGACGTTGCCTTTCTCGCCGAAGACCTCGATCCGCGACGGCAG
This genomic stretch from Armatimonadota bacterium harbors:
- a CDS encoding helix-turn-helix domain-containing protein; this translates as MGKASPRQKWCALGVSRQSVSRWHRAWEREGKAGLQAAGGAGRKPKLTPAQLAQVEQELLRGLDADAQYLVSDVDANQPQRLTGRQLMEQGLVISIASPPGAAVIAYEQGGRRAG